Genomic DNA from Parambassis ranga chromosome 5, fParRan2.1, whole genome shotgun sequence:
CCACCAATATCCTGCATTTATGTTCAGTGGGAAGGGGAAAAATTACTGTTCATTCCCGGGTCCCAAAACCCATGGGTGTCATGGGGGTTTATTATCTCTCATGTGTCTACAGTAACATACTGTAGCGTTGCGGGGAGCCCAAAGGAAACTTACCAAATTCAAATTAACCCACACTACAaacaaatttaacaaaaaagacGGACTCAGAAATGCTGTGAACAAGTTATTATTTTCAATTTATCAATAAAATTATAAACTAAGGCAGAGTCCAAACTGGACCAGGAGATTCAGTTCCATAAAAATCAAATTTCAGCAGCCTATGTCAAAGGAAATCCAAACTAAGGTTCTGGGGGGGCCACACAAAGTCCTCTCACATGTCCTAGAAAGCCACCACCACTCCACTTGCACATCCACTGCATTATTACTTTCCTTTTTGGTTGTCGAAGAGCACTCAGGTTGTCGCACCCACTCTCCTGTGCCTTTGAGCCATGCTGTGGCGGTGATTTTGGGCAGTTGGTGTGGGTTTTGGCCTCCTCTTCTTATGCACTCTGTTTTCTGgcttttctccctctgtcctctgctcccagtctctcctgctgctgccacacactcacacaggtacACCCAGGTCCTAATTActcctgctcctcttttttttttcttctaggtGGCCATCAGTGAGAATTATCAGACCATGTCAGACACCACCTTCAAAGCCTTACGCAGACAGCTCCCTGTCACTCGCACCAAGATCGACTGGAACAAGATCCTCAGCTACAAGATCGGCAAGGAGATGCAGAACGCTTAGAGGGCGGAGTCTGCTGGGGTTATCGTGTGTGAGAAGCTGAAGCTCGCGCAACATAACGTACTGTACATCCAAACAGTTTCCTTTGAGCACTAAGAGAGGGATGCCTTGGTTTGAATGGAGTGGTCTAACCGTTGCTCATCTGTAAACAgtatactctttttttttaatcaaataatGCCTTCAGTGACACTGTGAAAGTTTGGGTGATACTCTGCCATTCAAattctcacatacacacaaagtttCTGATCCCTCAGTGCTCATCCTCCCAAAACACCTTTGATTTTTCACGTAGCGAATAATGTACACTTTCTGTATAACATGACTAATATTCTTTGAGAGCTTCCAATACCTCTATAGCTATTTTTATTAAGAGAGGACAAGTACTGTATGCAATTCGGAGCGTTATCTGTCCGGAGAGAGACCCGAGAGCATCGACATTTTCTAGTCAAACAAATATCCCGTGTATGTATATTTATGCATTCCTCTGGTTGCAGTTGTAACCAGCAGGCATGCCGAAACAGCTTTTTGTCTTCCTTCTCGAAGTTCCATTCTTTTATGTCTCTCTGTCGTAGAGCGATCCTTTAACCCTGGACTGATAAAGTATTGGTGTCCTCTTGCCAGCTGTTTGCCTTTAGCTTGTGCTATATTTTTTATACAAACTGTacatttattattcattaaataaaaagacTGCACCAAATCTTATTGTCAGTGCatctgtaggtttttttttcaaacaaagcAGTTGTTCCAGATGTTTATTTGAGGATTTTGTTAGTAGCTAATCTTTGATCAGATATTTTTTTGCAGTCCACTGTATAgacctgtctttgtctctcacaTTTGACAGTGGCATTATCCAAATGTATAAACGCAGCATCTAATGGCCACCATATCTATTTAACATGCACATAGAGCCTTAGGCAGTGATATATCAAATATTTGACTGTTCAGCATGGCTCctagtgttttaatgttatatttttaaaaagtctgAAATTATTTTTGAATATTAGCAAAAAGTTTTTGCTACTAGCTGCAGGTTTATCAGTAAATCTGGCTTCAGCTTTCTCAttttataaataacaaaaatcaaaacattaaacatattACATAAATATTGCCCCGTATGGTTTGAAGTGATAAAAATTGCAATCCCGATATTAGAGGTCATTATTTAGTTACTGATGAAAGTCATTAATTAAGaaacaaaattatttatttcatgctaaattaaataaagtaattacgtcaggcagcagtggctcagtggtagagcagggttgtccaataacggGAAggtcccaactcctccctagttggtgtatggcgctctttgctgggctgccttaagcaatttccccattgtgggactaataaaggtttcaaattaatttaaaaataaagcttAAAGCTATAATATACTGCCTTGTGCACCTTGTTGTATTTACAGTATCTGGAGCCTGTTTCATGAAAGAGGTTCAGCAGACTGAGTTCATCGATGGAGCCTCGATAACACGATTCAACGTGGCAACAGACTGAAATAGAGCCCCGCCCACTTTCCATTTAAAACGCGGTCAGACAGTTTGAACCACAGGTTTGAACATAATTCATAAAAAAactaacagctgcagcaggaggttATTTATTACTTTAATAATACAACACATGGAaccattcatttattttcatgtacTGTAGCTGCAGCTGAAAGACCATGAAAGCAGCTAAacattaaatatatacatatgatCAAATTAGTTAAGTATAACATTATGGCTTTCCCTATTTAATCTGTCATATGTACACAGTATTGACAGCAGGGTCATTGCAGCATGCTTAAAACAGACGGGCACCTGCAAGTAAACTTaagtacaaataaaaacaaaacaaaaacaacatttagaaCATTGACTAATTCAAATTCTGTAAAATTAGTGTAAAAATCAACACAGAAGTCTACAGTTGTACAAACAAGAGACCCATTGTTAAGATCATGTTTGTCATTTTAACTGAAAGCAGGGACAGGGTCTGTCACACTTGTGACAGGTTAATTTTGCCGTACTCTTTAACATTAATAGTTGCAGAGAAAGCACACTTTTAAGGGGCTAAATCAGTGAAAAGGAAATAGATACTAAAAATAAGCATAGCATTGAAACATTTGTATTGGAAATAGACTGTCATTTAAACAAGCATTAGCACtgaaaagtcatttaaaaacaagacaCTTGCATTTCAAAAACTACTAACTTATAATCTATTTTACAAAGTGGCACTTGGGACAAGAGAGACACTACAAGGATGTAGCAGAGATGGGGCCAAGTCGCTGTTTTGCAAGTCACAAGTAAATCCCAAGTCTTTGTCATCAATTCCTGGGTCAAGACAGACAAGTCCCGAGTCAATATTGGCAATTTCAAGTCATTTCAAGTCCTTTTAATCCTAATCAAGTCCTTTAATGCAAGTAATAAAATACTGAATTGGCAGTTCATCAGCAGTTTGTCACACATTTGATtacagtggtggaatgtaagtatttgtacttcgttactgtacttttttatactttacttaagtaaacataatagtgcatactttatactttttatataatttttacattttgcagctattatctgtactttctactccactacaaattttaacaatgtctgtagttacaagtacattcatgaatacagttgtgttcatacagctgtgctggactgatgtgaggtcagacatgaaGGTGGTGTCGTGCTgcgagctgtgtttctataatagTCAAATTAAAACCTAACATTTTAATTTGAtataattaaattacattaaattaaaaatgaacaatataaacaaaaaatataaaataatattatatcCAAAATAATACACTACAATATACTGCTCCccagtggcaaaaaaaaaatatgatgtcTGGCAAAGGAAGTTATAAGTATATTCAAGTTATAAGTACTATTgtgaacagcagggggcgctgcagcttcttcttcttcctggcttttgttaatgatttaattacaaacattttatcattcaaatatttttattatcacatttttatgtgatttttttattttgacagtttttTGAAAAATCTTGACGTTAAATTCATTAATTAATGCTTTAATGCTCTAAATTTATGTAccctttaaaaatgcaaacagaaagGAAACACAAAGAATGAACAGGTCAGAACCAAAACAGGAGCACAGTTGCAGCCCCTACGTCAGTTGGGGGTTTGTGGGAAGTGTAGTGCTGTGGATGAATGCACAGTTAGTGGGTTAGTGTTCAAGGGCATGTTATGAATGGAGCCAACAACACAAAAGTtaccagcacacacaaacacacaggttttttttaaacatgcatattagtggcctgctggaggtcatgttgcagggcacTGGCAGTGTGCTCCTCCTGTTTCGCCttggaggaggtagcggtcctgctgctgggttgttgccctccacacctcctggtatctcctccatgctctggacactgtgctgacagacacagcaaaccttcttgccactgCTCTCATTGATgggccatcctggatgagctgcaccaCCTGaacagcttgtgtgggttgtagacaccacctcatgctgcctctaggggtgagagcactggcaaaatgcaaaagtgatcaaacatcaggcagaaaggatgcagaagaactggtctgtggtcagcacctgcagaacctctgctttataggATTTGTCTTGATAATTTTTATTTcctcctgttgtctgttccatttgcacaacagcagctgaacctgatccacaatcagtgttgatccgaactggacaggctgatttcaggAGTGTAGTTATGTCCAAGTTGAAGGTGGATTTGGAGGAttctccatagactcccatgtttaaaaaaatggcataaattgcttaatatttttttaaaaatataaataaagaaataaagagggtgaagaacaagagtttaaTTGCCTTGCAGCGATCAAACTAATGAATTTAAAACGGACACACAGCGCTTATCTGGTGATTATGTAACAACAAGGGAGTGTCATCAAATACGTGTGCGTGGGAGTGGGTGAAAAGCTACTTAAAAtatgagacaaaaacaacaacttcgTGTCTTTGTGATGTATTTACAGAGAAAACACTCCGCTGCTGAACTTGTTCGTTTCGGTCCTGTGTTCGCTGTGTTTTCGCTTTTATTGGCGCAGCGCATTTACAGACGCCCCCTGACCGGGACCATTGGCGAGCGTTCACCAGCTCCAGCTTTGCGCTAAACGCGTTGAGGAGTCGGGAATATAGTGAAATATGTCCTTTTTTGACGGGAATAACACGTTAAAAATGAACAAGAAGCGTGACTCACACATGCTGTGACTAATGCACACGAGTGAGGAAAAAAGTGGTTATAAATGTCTCGTGGACAGACGCGTTAGTAGTTCAGGAAACGGGCTGGTAGTTGACAGCAGATGAACTTCCTCAGTTCgggtcacacagcagcagcagcagcagcggcctGTAGGAGCTCGTCGACATGCCGACGATTGTAGACGCGCTCGAATCCGGACTGGACTTCATTGATTTTCTGGGAGACCGAAGATCCAAGACCAGCAAGAAGGAACTTAAGAACATCTACAACCATGAATTTAGGGGCAGGTATGCTGCTAggaaccgtgtgtgtgtgtctgtgtgtgtgtgtgtttgtgtaacacctCTGCTTCTCTTGTCCCATGTTCACAGAGAGGGAATAAAAGATCCCACCTTTTCCGCTGTTGTCTATGCTCTACTGAAATTCAACAAAATCCACATGAAACAGGGGCAGGTCTTCATAAATGTCAGACCTCAGGTAAGAAGTGACGTGGAAGTATTTCTCAGGAACATCTGTGTTGGCGAGATAAGCCTGGACATGTTTTGCTTCTACTGCCAGTAAATACAGAAAATGAGGAAACATTGTggggttttgttttttaatagttCCGAGTGTACTGTGACCAGTGGAGGAGGCCCCGGGCCCCTCAGCCTCAGAATGCTGCCAGCTCTGAGACGCctgcatcctcctcatcctcctcctcctcctcctccacgaCCCAGGAGACCCCTGTCCTGACCCCTGTCCTGACCCCCAAGAGGAAGCTGGCCGCAGAGATCCTTAAGAAGCTGAAGGTGAACAGGTAAATATATGACAAAGGGTCACATTACTGTTAAAGCCATCCAACATTGTTagttggggacaacagtggcgcagtggaaggtgggtggttcaatcccaactcctccctagtcactgttgtgtgttcttgggcaagacacttcaccctagcctggcacgccttgctagtcattgtatgacacagccgtaaagaatttccctctgggattaatacagtatctaaaataaaaaaaaaaataaaaatagttattaaaaaaaatcacttctgtGCACCGTGGGTGTTTGGTTTACGCAGGTAGGAAAAACTTTTcttaaaatcattttgatggcaggtttattttgtccatgttcaggcagacaaccagacaaacttttccctgctgtctctcctgtgctggtaaaaaaacCCATTTGCCCACCCAGGTGCATGCTGGTCTACCTGTGTCTAGTGCTTACCTAAATAATCTTGGTGCCCCCTAGTGACGGGAagtaacaataataattaaactAATCAATAACGaatttacattaaataaacatgctaATTAATACCCAAAACGAacccaaaaataaacaaattattcaAATAAACAAATTGGCAAAATAGCTCCTACACTCTTCCTCTTGTTTCTTGATTCGACTCATTAAAGCTGTAAAATAATATACAAAGTGTAAGCAACGTGGtcttcagtgtcagtgtcacagCAGCAAGTGGTTATCTTTATtaagagatgtgtgtgtcagcattaaGGCAACACAGTGCAGTTTAAAGGGAAAATTGCTCCCAGGCCGTTTGAGAGGGGCAATGCCACTGTTGTAAAATGACCTTTATAACCAGTGTAATTCATTTGTGTTTAATTATGTACTGATGTAGCAGGAACTGGTGTATCCTGGAAACAAATATGTCCACAGATAACCTGCTCCATAACTCGAATAACTTAACTTAACATAAACCGAGGAGCTGACGACTTCTTAACAGAGCAGACCCTCATTTCATCCACATGTGTAATGCTCCATCACTCGGGTTCATCCCCATATGTTCACACCATCGCTTAGTCgggccacacagacacacatccatACACGTAGTGCAGCACCAACTCTTTGAGTAGAGCACTGAGGGCGGGATTTAAACAGAGGCTAGACCAGCTCAGGCTATGGAGGAGGGACCATTCACACTGTTATAATTTGATATCATTCATTAAGGTTGTAATATGCCCAGAGAGCTCATCTGAATGTATCCCTAAGGCCCCAAATCATCTGAGATAACAGCATCATATaataatcctgttttttttttctccacaccCTCTCAGGAAAGAGCTGACAGCTGACAAAGGGGGCATTGAGATCACATCGGACCCCGCTGCGATCGGTGGAAAGGTTCAGTTCACCATGTCTCGTCTGCGAGAGCCGTTCCTGGTCAAGTTCCACATTGTTAACAAAGGCACAAACTGCGTCCACTTCACCTACTACACTGCCCTGCACAGGATGCACTGCTTCTCTCTGGAGGATGAGCGCAGAGTGACTAGAGCCTGTCCACTTTTCCTGTGTCCTGGTGCGACATCAaacactcctcctccatctcctccacacTGAAACCAGAGATGATCCTCACAGTAATCTTCTTTTTATTTCCCCTCTGCAGGAGAGAGCTATGACGTTGTGGTTCGCTACATGCTGAACCACTATGGATATTTCCCTGCCACGATGTACTTTGAGTTCTGCCCGGATGTGCACGGCTCGGTGCCCTTCTGCATCGTCAGGGAGATGGAAGCCACAGCCAGGACCGCTCTGGCTGTGGAGCTGGGGCCTGTGGCCCCTTATAAACCATTTCAGGCGGTCACATATAAGCCTGTTGACactgtggtggtggagggggtgcCTCCTGAGAGGTAGGTTGTAGAttcattttaaacaaatgtaGTTTTGTTAGTAAGTAAATATTTAGAATTTGTTGTGTTCTCTGCAGTTGTGTTGTCCAACATCTTAAGACAGCAGTGAAGTTAGGTGACTACAAGTACCCTTATTACCTCAAAGAACTGGCGAGACGAAGGATGGAGGACTCCGAGTACCTCTCTCCAACTGCTCGGCAGAAACTTGCATCAGTAAAGTGAGAGGACGTCCCCGTTCCCTACAACTAGCTACACATGTTGTCAGTTTAGTATCTGACTCTAACACGCTAGTTTGTATCTGTGCTGTACATCCAGGAGTCTTCTCAACTGCCCCTTACAGATGAAGATCTACTCCCATCGATTTCACCTGCTGCTACACCTGGAGGAGATACAGATGGAGGTGGACATTAGGAAGTATGACATGCACAATGAAGTCATGACCCAAGACCCAGGCAACAGGAAACTCCTCAAGCTCAGAGTAAGTGAAGAATCAGCAGGGGAGGTGTaaccctccctctgtctcctcctcctgctgctatGAACGTCTGAGCTTCTGAATCATGATCGGCAGGTGAAGTTATTAAAACAGAAACTTTAATTTAACAGGTTCCTGGTGTCGCTGAGAATCGGCCATCTGTACTCCGAGGGGACTGTCTCAGGGTCTCCAAATCTGAGGACACGGTCCAGCCAGTCACTGTGTACACCGGATACGTTCACAGAGTGGAGCTGGATAGCGTGAAGCTTGGCTTCTCAAAaaggtacaaaaaaaataacaaacccCATCAACTCAAAAGCCCAGACTGAAGGACTGACggttttttattcattcatggCAGGTTGCTGCAGACTTTTATCAGCAACATGAAGTTTGACGTGGAGTTTACCATCAACCGATTCCCTTTGAAGCTGCAGCATCGGGCGGTGGACTTGGCAGTGAGACATCAGCTTGGAGACGTGCTGTTTCCATCTGGAGCTGCAGCGGCTACTGTTCCCATGCCTAAACTCAGGTCTGAGTTCAACGCACTGAATCTTAGAGAAGTTTAAACGGTTTAAGATTAAACTCAGCCTTTAGCACGCTCAACAGGAGGCGGTAGTGTTCTTTGATTTCATGCTATAAATTAGAATATGGGTAAATATGAGTTGTTGAGACTGTATTTAAAATTCTGCTCCCACATTGCTTACCAGGATATTAAACTGTCAGGTGGAAAACAACCCAGAGCAGCATGCAGCCGTCCTACGCATCGTAGCCGGGTCGTCAAAGCCTGCCCCTCACCTTGTGTTTGGGCCTCCTGGAACTGGAAAGACAATCACTCTGG
This window encodes:
- the mov10a gene encoding putative helicase mov-10-B.1, producing MPTIVDALESGLDFIDFLGDRRSKTSKKELKNIYNHEFRGREGIKDPTFSAVVYALLKFNKIHMKQGQVFINVRPQFRVYCDQWRRPRAPQPQNAASSETPASSSSSSSSSSTTQETPVLTPVLTPKRKLAAEILKKLKVNRKELTADKGGIEITSDPAAIGGKVQFTMSRLREPFLVKFHIVNKGTNCVHFTYYTALHRMHCFSLEDERRVTRACPLFLCPGESYDVVVRYMLNHYGYFPATMYFEFCPDVHGSVPFCIVREMEATARTALAVELGPVAPYKPFQAVTYKPVDTVVVEGVPPESCVVQHLKTAVKLGDYKYPYYLKELARRRMEDSEYLSPTARQKLASVKSLLNCPLQMKIYSHRFHLLLHLEEIQMEVDIRKYDMHNEVMTQDPGNRKLLKLRVPGVAENRPSVLRGDCLRVSKSEDTVQPVTVYTGYVHRVELDSVKLGFSKRLLQTFISNMKFDVEFTINRFPLKLQHRAVDLAVRHQLGDVLFPSGAAAATVPMPKLRILNCQVENNPEQHAAVLRIVAGSSKPAPHLVFGPPGTGKTITLVEAMNQVSRTDPLAHILACAPSNSACDLLCERLRVHMDPHQVYRMYASSRDPRAVPKDHLKYSNWDEKQDAFVFPEKETLMKYRIIVTTLVTAGRLVSGGIPVGHFSHVFVDEGGQAVEPECIIAVAGLLSPEKGLLVLAGDPKQLGPILRSPLALQHGLGLSLLERLMTDSALYQKSESGHFDTRFVTKLLRNYRSHPAILKVPNELFYENELQVFADQWEREAFCRWENLPTTGFPVIFHGVMGKDEREANSPSFFNVSEIEVLVDYLVKLMETQGKKGLPKLAPKDIGIIAPYRKQVEKIQKALKSVSALSRWGDVKELKVGSVEEFQGQERKVVMVSTVRSSINYVKMDKDFNIGFLANEKRFNVAMTRARSLLIVVGNPVILNKDPTWKKFINYCVEQKGYTGFDFKEAEGEDDIVSRLATLKINVEPECVSEESPLQQYVDPEWKNEH